A single Natrinema pellirubrum DSM 15624 DNA region contains:
- a CDS encoding polysaccharide deacetylase family protein: MGSVVISLDAELGWGFHDLVTPPAERVEAGRRGWSVMLELLEEFEVPATWAVVGHLMLDNCDGVHDDHPAPEGWFARERDEWADREDLRYGPDLVADVLAADADHEFASHTFSHVLFGRPETDRELAVAELERSREIAAEWNRSIDTLVYPRNDVGHRDVLAEQGITAYRGRSPTRDGVRGLFDSTVRDRSMLVEPVVDEYGLVNVPASLFLFGFEGAARTVAESIWADPMVELARRGIDEAARTDGLFHMWLHPNNLTDERDDRRMRAILSYLDRQRAATDLRVETIADVAGRVAPESGFSERATASWQ; encoded by the coding sequence GTGGGCAGCGTCGTAATCTCGCTCGATGCGGAACTCGGCTGGGGGTTTCACGATCTCGTGACGCCGCCGGCCGAACGGGTCGAGGCCGGCCGTCGCGGCTGGTCGGTCATGCTCGAGTTACTCGAGGAGTTCGAAGTGCCGGCGACCTGGGCCGTCGTCGGCCATCTCATGCTGGATAACTGTGACGGGGTTCACGACGATCATCCGGCCCCGGAGGGGTGGTTCGCCCGCGAACGGGACGAGTGGGCCGACCGCGAGGACCTGCGATACGGCCCCGACCTCGTTGCCGACGTCCTCGCGGCCGACGCCGACCACGAGTTCGCGAGCCACACCTTTTCGCACGTGTTGTTCGGTCGCCCCGAAACCGACCGGGAACTCGCGGTGGCCGAACTCGAGCGCAGTCGCGAGATCGCGGCCGAGTGGAACCGGTCGATCGACACCCTGGTTTATCCGCGCAACGACGTCGGCCACCGCGACGTCCTGGCCGAGCAGGGGATTACGGCCTATCGCGGGCGGTCCCCGACCCGGGACGGCGTTCGTGGCTTGTTCGACTCGACGGTCCGGGATCGATCGATGCTCGTGGAACCGGTCGTCGACGAGTACGGGCTGGTCAACGTTCCCGCCTCGCTGTTCCTGTTCGGGTTCGAGGGGGCCGCCCGCACCGTCGCCGAATCGATCTGGGCTGACCCGATGGTCGAACTGGCCCGTCGCGGCATCGACGAGGCCGCCCGCACCGACGGGCTCTTTCACATGTGGCTGCACCCGAACAACCTGACCGACGAGCGCGACGACCGGCGCATGCGGGCGATCCTGTCGTATCTCGACCGCCAGCGGGCCGCGACGGACCTCCGGGTCGAGACGATAGCCGACGTCGCCGGCCGGGTCGCGCCCGAATCGGGGTTTAGCGAACGGGCAACGGCGAGCTGGCAGTGA
- a CDS encoding Gfo/Idh/MocA family protein — MTPPLLNRWTDSSALSLGILGVGNIGMVHLKSAAAMPSVEVVAAADAVPGNRERAERAGVSRTYDDYTTLLSAEDVDAAVVALPPFLHADAVERAAEAGVDVFVEKPLARSTDEADRLLETAREADIAVGVDHTLRYQPDMQGVKAAYDEGSVGHVPYASITRLNDGPLGRPPAEDAPASWPLDADAAGGGSLFELGVHCFDVLEWLFGDLEVRDASMGRSLETDVEDAATVLMAAPETGTTITLHCGSYQWEQLPEVNTRLRLEGVTGTISNDDYLPANFYADAAKSALSNVASRFTSDEPDVFGPTFYLQAHYDALADFCEAIREGERPPVDGEVGRRTLALAERAYELAAEADETDGTADDADSETGGPADDRGTPEVTR; from the coding sequence ATGACTCCACCGCTTTTGAATCGCTGGACGGACTCGAGCGCGCTCTCGCTTGGTATCCTCGGCGTCGGCAACATCGGCATGGTACACCTGAAATCGGCGGCGGCGATGCCGTCGGTCGAGGTCGTCGCGGCCGCCGACGCCGTCCCGGGGAACCGCGAGCGGGCGGAACGGGCTGGCGTCTCGCGGACTTACGACGACTATACGACGCTGCTCTCGGCCGAGGACGTCGATGCGGCGGTCGTCGCCCTCCCCCCTTTCCTCCACGCCGACGCCGTCGAGCGGGCCGCCGAGGCCGGCGTTGACGTCTTCGTCGAGAAACCGCTGGCCCGCTCGACTGACGAAGCGGACCGGCTCCTCGAGACGGCACGCGAGGCCGACATCGCCGTCGGCGTCGACCACACGCTGCGCTACCAGCCGGACATGCAGGGGGTCAAAGCGGCCTACGACGAGGGCAGCGTCGGTCACGTCCCCTACGCCTCGATCACCCGGCTCAACGACGGCCCGCTCGGCCGGCCGCCCGCCGAGGACGCCCCCGCGTCCTGGCCGCTCGACGCCGACGCGGCCGGCGGCGGTTCGCTGTTCGAACTTGGCGTCCACTGTTTCGACGTCCTCGAGTGGCTGTTCGGCGACCTCGAGGTGCGGGACGCGTCGATGGGACGAAGCCTCGAGACCGACGTCGAGGACGCGGCGACGGTCCTCATGGCCGCTCCCGAGACGGGGACGACGATCACGCTCCACTGTGGCTCCTACCAGTGGGAGCAACTCCCCGAGGTCAACACCCGACTGCGACTCGAGGGCGTGACGGGGACGATCAGCAACGACGACTACCTGCCGGCGAACTTCTACGCCGACGCGGCCAAGTCGGCGCTCTCGAACGTCGCGAGCCGATTCACGAGCGACGAACCCGACGTCTTCGGGCCGACGTTCTACCTGCAGGCCCACTACGATGCGCTGGCGGACTTCTGTGAGGCGATCCGCGAGGGGGAGCGCCCGCCCGTCGACGGCGAGGTTGGCCGCCGAACACTCGCGCTGGCCGAACGGGCCTACGAACTCGCCGCGGAAGCGGACGAGACGGACGGTACGGCTGACGACGCGGACAGCGAGACGGGCGGTCCCGCGGACGACCGCGGGACTCCGGAGGTGACGCGATGA
- a CDS encoding DUF362 domain-containing protein, protein MRTETVRVAQTDDTDRRGGWGPDVDARLAALESPVRDVLGPALEELSDAERITIVPDAHYPFHPSSGMVTDPAVVGAIVARLEDRTDAEITVAGATDDRIDFDRTAEYLGYPGLLEQFDATLVDLADEPRTGGLSGVEDEPVALSVPTRLAEDAVVVVPSLRPTADGPVAGAMRTLAALVDCDAGADRAPVAVTRSVEPALAVLDATIAYGGDPIAANALFAGSAPAVDAVATSLLGRSLEADPVLSATRRTDDPVTVDGAGVDVDRLRGRISDGALPPSDDPHPAVTTAYRLYAAVAGDAVPPQLEGGR, encoded by the coding sequence ATGAGAACCGAGACGGTCCGTGTGGCCCAAACCGACGACACCGATCGCCGCGGCGGCTGGGGCCCCGATGTCGACGCCCGGCTGGCCGCCCTCGAGTCGCCGGTCCGGGACGTCCTCGGGCCCGCGCTCGAGGAACTGAGCGACGCCGAGCGGATCACGATCGTTCCCGACGCCCACTACCCGTTTCATCCCTCCTCGGGGATGGTGACTGACCCCGCCGTCGTCGGCGCGATCGTCGCCCGTCTCGAGGACCGGACCGACGCCGAGATCACCGTCGCGGGCGCGACCGACGACCGGATCGACTTCGATCGGACCGCCGAGTACCTGGGCTATCCGGGCCTGCTCGAGCAGTTCGACGCGACCCTCGTCGACCTCGCGGACGAGCCCCGAACCGGCGGCCTCAGCGGGGTCGAGGACGAACCGGTCGCGCTCTCGGTCCCGACCCGACTCGCCGAGGACGCGGTCGTCGTCGTCCCGTCGCTGCGGCCGACCGCCGACGGACCGGTCGCGGGCGCGATGCGAACCCTCGCCGCGCTGGTCGACTGCGACGCGGGTGCGGACCGGGCACCGGTTGCGGTCACCCGGTCGGTCGAGCCGGCCCTCGCCGTCCTCGACGCGACGATCGCCTACGGCGGCGACCCGATCGCCGCGAACGCGCTGTTTGCCGGCTCGGCACCGGCCGTCGACGCCGTTGCTACCTCCTTGCTCGGCCGCTCGCTCGAGGCCGATCCGGTGCTTTCGGCCACCCGTCGCACCGACGACCCGGTCACCGTCGACGGGGCGGGCGTCGACGTCGATCGCCTGCGAGGCCGGATCAGCGACGGTGCCCTCCCGCCGTCGGACGACCCCCACCCGGCCGTCACGACCGCGTACCGACTCTACGCGGCAGTAGCCGGCGACGCCGTCCCGCCACAGCTCGAGGGGGGTCGATAA
- a CDS encoding NAD-dependent epimerase/dehydratase family protein, which yields MSADAPTAAVTGATGFLGSHLCEQLLADGWIVRGLCRPTSERGDLAGVDWHVGDLSDGETLRELVDGADVVFHLAGIGLWSAGPATIWAVNRDGTERLLAACRDGDVGRVVFTSTAGTRRPAGDDAFADETDVAEPVGAYQASKAAAEELVDDYAANGGDAVTVHPTSIFGPGDEAFTAQLLAMGVEPTMPAHLPGGLSIVGVADVVDGLLAAVERGESGDHYILGGENLTYDRAVSRIAETVDGSPARIRVPATAIRAAGPVAEVVDAVADRRVFPFDRDMAEMATQRLFYTSRKANEELGYEYQPLEAHVPEAMEWYRAAVQ from the coding sequence GTGTCCGCCGACGCCCCCACTGCGGCGGTCACCGGCGCGACGGGGTTTCTCGGCTCGCACCTCTGCGAGCAGCTGCTGGCGGATGGCTGGATCGTTCGTGGCCTCTGCCGGCCGACGTCGGAGCGGGGCGACCTCGCAGGCGTCGACTGGCACGTCGGCGATCTCTCCGACGGGGAAACGCTGCGAGAACTCGTCGACGGCGCGGACGTGGTCTTTCACCTCGCGGGGATCGGACTCTGGAGCGCCGGCCCGGCGACGATCTGGGCGGTCAACCGCGACGGCACCGAGCGGCTCCTCGCGGCCTGTCGCGATGGTGACGTGGGTCGCGTCGTGTTCACCAGCACGGCCGGCACGCGCCGCCCTGCGGGCGACGACGCGTTCGCCGACGAGACCGACGTGGCCGAGCCGGTCGGGGCCTACCAGGCTTCGAAGGCCGCCGCCGAGGAGTTGGTCGACGACTACGCCGCCAACGGCGGCGACGCCGTCACCGTCCATCCGACCTCGATCTTCGGTCCCGGCGACGAGGCGTTTACGGCACAGTTGCTCGCGATGGGCGTCGAGCCGACGATGCCGGCCCACCTCCCCGGCGGGCTGAGTATCGTCGGCGTCGCCGACGTCGTCGACGGGCTGCTGGCAGCGGTAGAGCGCGGCGAGAGCGGCGACCACTACATCCTCGGCGGCGAGAACCTCACCTACGACCGCGCCGTTTCCCGGATCGCCGAGACCGTCGACGGCTCTCCCGCGCGGATCCGCGTCCCCGCGACCGCGATCCGCGCCGCCGGCCCCGTCGCCGAGGTCGTCGACGCCGTCGCCGACCGCCGGGTGTTCCCCTTCGATCGCGACATGGCCGAGATGGCGACCCAACGGCTGTTCTACACCTCAAGAAAGGCCAACGAGGAGTTAGGGTACGAGTATCAGCCCCTCGAGGCCCACGTCCCCGAAGCCATGGAATGGTATCGGGCGGCGGTGCAGTAG
- a CDS encoding glycosyltransferase: protein MEVLTLTTYADAPFMTQQQAALEERGVSFTTLSVAGEVAADTDRRPVDYVRTVPRVVREAAAGYDLIHAHYGLTAPLALAGLGTPVVLSLWGSDVHGPVAPISKAAAPFCDAVVVMSERMREALGRECTVIPDGVDLERFRPEPREQAKQRVGWDDEGRDVLFPYPPARGVKNHPRAERIVSVVDNLREEPVRLRTVHGVDHDAVADYMNTADALLLTSDSEGSPNSVKEALACNLPVVATDVGDVPERLAGVDPSVVATSDEELVEGLLAVLERDERSNGRAAAREVSIDRTADRLLAVYERVAGTVIDTETDGERRRVVGTGRLE from the coding sequence ATGGAGGTCCTCACGCTCACGACGTACGCCGACGCCCCGTTCATGACCCAGCAACAGGCCGCACTCGAGGAACGCGGCGTCTCCTTCACGACGCTGTCGGTGGCCGGGGAGGTCGCCGCCGACACCGATCGACGGCCCGTCGACTACGTTCGGACCGTTCCGCGGGTCGTCCGGGAGGCGGCGGCCGGCTACGACCTGATCCACGCCCACTACGGGCTGACGGCACCGCTGGCGCTCGCGGGACTTGGCACCCCGGTCGTCCTCTCGCTGTGGGGGTCGGACGTCCACGGCCCCGTCGCCCCCATCAGCAAGGCGGCCGCGCCGTTCTGTGACGCGGTCGTCGTCATGTCCGAGCGCATGCGCGAGGCGCTCGGACGGGAGTGTACGGTGATCCCCGACGGGGTCGACCTCGAGCGGTTCCGGCCCGAGCCACGGGAGCAGGCCAAACAACGGGTGGGGTGGGACGACGAGGGCCGCGACGTTCTCTTTCCGTACCCGCCCGCTCGCGGGGTCAAGAACCACCCGCGGGCCGAGCGGATCGTCTCCGTCGTGGACAACCTCCGCGAGGAGCCGGTGCGGCTCCGGACCGTCCACGGCGTCGACCACGACGCCGTCGCCGACTACATGAACACCGCCGACGCGCTGCTTTTGACCTCCGACAGCGAGGGCTCGCCCAACTCGGTCAAGGAGGCGCTGGCCTGTAACCTGCCCGTCGTCGCCACGGACGTCGGCGACGTCCCCGAACGGCTGGCCGGCGTTGACCCCTCCGTCGTCGCAACGAGCGACGAGGAACTCGTCGAGGGCCTGCTCGCGGTCCTCGAGCGCGACGAGCGATCGAACGGTCGCGCGGCCGCCCGCGAGGTCAGCATCGATCGAACCGCGGACCGGCTGCTCGCGGTCTACGAGCGGGTCGCGGGCACGGTGATCGATACCGAGACCGACGGCGAGCGGCGGCGCGTCGTGGGGACGGGCCGGCTCGAGTGA
- a CDS encoding DUF354 domain-containing protein, with product MRILVLANTPAHVHLYRHAVDRLERAGHDVLVLTREYACTTDLLDYFGIPYRVYGRHETDGYSRLGFVRELGGQFLTIGTEALRFDPDVVFGRGPYAAYAGTFSRAPVVLVLDDEPGDFNHTVSRPFADCIISPAVTRRDLGDAHYTFDGFKECAYLHPEVFEPAGDVREYLDVDPDEPYVIVRFNALDALHDTDLEGFRPEQRRELIERLGEAATVFVSDEGDDLDLRDLPARPYDLHPALIHDAMAEAELLVADTGTMATEAALLGTPAFRYRGTDDHEYGEFRALERAGLAEQFDAYDAVRDRSLEIIADDGASDRWERRRREYVGSLVNLTDLLVAVAESRGSIARLEGEAKRALRPRSHSL from the coding sequence ATGCGGATCCTCGTCCTGGCGAACACGCCGGCACACGTTCACCTGTATCGACACGCGGTCGACCGCCTCGAGCGGGCGGGCCACGACGTCCTCGTCCTCACCCGGGAGTACGCCTGTACGACCGACCTACTCGACTACTTCGGGATTCCCTATCGGGTCTACGGCCGCCACGAGACGGACGGCTACTCGCGGCTCGGGTTCGTCCGCGAACTGGGCGGACAGTTCCTGACGATCGGAACTGAAGCCCTGCGGTTCGACCCGGACGTGGTCTTCGGCCGGGGGCCCTACGCGGCCTACGCTGGCACGTTCTCGCGAGCGCCGGTCGTCCTCGTCCTCGACGACGAGCCCGGCGACTTCAACCACACCGTCTCTCGGCCCTTTGCCGACTGCATCATCTCGCCCGCCGTGACCCGCCGCGACCTCGGCGACGCTCACTACACGTTCGACGGCTTCAAGGAATGTGCCTATCTCCACCCGGAGGTGTTCGAGCCGGCCGGCGACGTCCGGGAGTACCTCGACGTCGACCCCGACGAGCCCTACGTCATCGTCCGGTTCAACGCGCTCGACGCGCTCCACGACACCGACCTCGAGGGGTTCAGGCCCGAACAGCGCCGCGAGCTGATCGAGCGGCTGGGCGAGGCGGCGACGGTCTTCGTCTCCGACGAGGGCGACGACCTGGACCTGCGGGACCTCCCAGCGCGACCGTACGATCTTCACCCCGCACTGATCCACGACGCGATGGCCGAGGCCGAGCTGCTGGTGGCCGATACCGGGACGATGGCCACCGAGGCCGCGCTGCTTGGGACCCCGGCGTTCCGGTATCGGGGCACTGACGACCACGAGTACGGCGAGTTCCGGGCACTCGAGCGGGCCGGGCTAGCCGAACAGTTCGACGCCTACGACGCGGTCCGGGACCGCTCGCTCGAGATCATCGCCGACGACGGGGCAAGCGACCGCTGGGAGCGCCGGCGGCGGGAGTACGTCGGCAGCCTGGTGAACCTGACCGACCTGCTGGTTGCGGTCGCGGAATCCCGGGGCTCGATCGCCCGGCTTGAGGGCGAGGCAAAGCGGGCGCTGCGCCCTCGGTCGCACTCCCTGTGA
- a CDS encoding glycosyltransferase family 2 protein, which produces MYKGKRIGVVVTAYDEAAFVGRVIETVPDFVDRIYAIDDASPDESWSVIQRVAERLNERAASEGADPAVAVADGGDDRRVVPIRHEANRGYGAAVKTGYRRAAADGMDVVAVMNGDGQMDPAILDRIVDPVATGEADYAKGNRLRSPADRAEMSRFRLFGNAVLTGLSKFASGYWSIGDPQNGYTAISRETIEELDLEAITDRYGFLNHILTHLNVADRRVADVPMSAVYGDEESSIRYVPFVRFVSLLLLRSFCWRLKTKYVARSFNPAVVHYAVGSLGLAGGLVGLAGSAARATREGDGFTAGIASFVATMLGLVSLGSAIKLDAAASEDLERPCADREGDSEPVSRENRAPARQDP; this is translated from the coding sequence ATGTATAAGGGCAAGCGGATCGGCGTCGTCGTCACGGCCTACGACGAGGCGGCCTTCGTCGGGCGAGTCATCGAAACCGTCCCCGACTTCGTCGATCGGATCTACGCCATCGACGACGCCTCGCCGGACGAGAGTTGGAGCGTGATTCAGCGGGTCGCCGAGCGGCTCAACGAGCGGGCGGCGAGTGAGGGTGCCGATCCGGCCGTCGCCGTGGCCGACGGGGGCGACGATCGCCGGGTCGTCCCGATCCGCCACGAGGCAAACCGCGGCTACGGGGCGGCCGTCAAGACCGGCTACCGGCGGGCCGCCGCGGACGGGATGGACGTCGTCGCCGTGATGAACGGCGACGGCCAGATGGACCCCGCGATCCTCGATCGGATCGTCGACCCGGTCGCCACGGGCGAGGCCGACTACGCGAAGGGCAACCGGCTGCGCAGCCCCGCGGACCGCGCGGAGATGTCGAGGTTCCGCCTGTTCGGCAACGCCGTCCTCACCGGCCTCTCGAAGTTCGCGTCGGGCTACTGGTCGATCGGCGACCCGCAGAACGGCTACACCGCCATCTCGCGGGAGACGATCGAGGAACTCGACCTCGAGGCGATCACCGACCGGTACGGGTTTCTCAACCACATCCTGACTCACCTCAACGTCGCCGATCGCCGAGTCGCGGACGTCCCCATGTCGGCCGTCTACGGCGACGAGGAGAGCAGCATCCGCTACGTGCCGTTCGTCCGGTTCGTCTCCCTGCTGTTGCTGCGTAGTTTCTGCTGGCGGCTGAAGACCAAGTACGTCGCCCGGTCGTTCAACCCGGCCGTCGTCCACTACGCCGTCGGCTCGCTGGGCCTGGCCGGCGGGCTGGTCGGACTGGCCGGATCGGCCGCCCGAGCGACTCGCGAGGGGGACGGGTTCACCGCCGGAATCGCGTCGTTCGTCGCCACCATGCTCGGCCTCGTCTCGCTCGGCTCCGCGATCAAACTCGACGCCGCGGCGAGCGAGGACCTCGAGCGCCCGTGTGCCGACCGCGAGGGCGATTCGGAGCCTGTCAGCCGCGAGAATCGAGCGCCGGCACGGCAGGACCCGTAG
- a CDS encoding nucleotide sugar dehydrogenase, which yields MVADSSDERDEGTGATVEGLYGSQLSPDRQRERLTDGEVPVAVYGLGKMGLPLAAVYAETTGNVTGVDVDPAVVETVADGESHVVGEPGLDELVAEQVAAGRLAATTDGPAAAAAARIHVIIVPTLLDAENEPDLTTVESVADDIAAGLAPGDLVIAESTLPPGTCRDVLRPHLANESGLEPDEFGLAFCPERTSSGTALRDIRGQYPKVVGGVDSESTRAAAVVYDELSENAVHPVSDATTAEAVKVFEGIYRDVNIGLANELGRLADELEISVREAIDTANDLPMCQLHDPGPGVGGHCIPYYPHFLLGRTDESMAVTETARRVNDGMPATVVERLERELARDGTDLADASVVVLGITYRAGVEETRASPALGVIDVLDEFGADVAGVDPLVDPVDYGARPVEIDDLRGEGFDAAVVVTPHAAFDRIAWDALEPMVVVDGRDAVDLSGTHHREYDLAGSSDGRPPRGRRREGGGTDGGDAETTPATTDGGADV from the coding sequence ATGGTCGCGGACTCGAGCGACGAACGCGACGAGGGTACCGGGGCGACCGTCGAGGGGCTCTACGGTTCGCAGCTGTCCCCGGACCGCCAGCGCGAACGGTTGACGGACGGCGAGGTTCCCGTCGCCGTCTACGGGCTGGGCAAAATGGGGCTGCCGCTGGCGGCGGTCTACGCCGAGACGACGGGAAACGTCACTGGCGTCGACGTCGATCCCGCCGTCGTCGAGACGGTCGCCGACGGCGAGAGCCACGTCGTCGGCGAGCCCGGCCTCGACGAGCTGGTGGCCGAGCAGGTCGCGGCAGGTCGGCTCGCGGCGACGACCGACGGCCCGGCGGCCGCCGCCGCGGCGCGGATCCACGTGATCATCGTGCCGACGCTGCTGGACGCGGAGAACGAGCCCGACCTGACGACCGTCGAGTCGGTCGCCGACGACATCGCGGCCGGACTGGCCCCCGGCGATCTCGTGATCGCCGAGTCGACGCTGCCGCCGGGGACCTGTCGCGACGTCCTCCGGCCCCATCTCGCGAACGAAAGCGGCCTCGAGCCCGACGAGTTCGGGCTGGCCTTCTGTCCGGAGCGGACGTCCTCGGGGACCGCCCTGCGGGACATCCGCGGCCAGTACCCGAAAGTCGTCGGCGGGGTCGATTCGGAGAGTACCCGGGCCGCGGCCGTCGTCTACGACGAACTCTCGGAGAACGCGGTTCACCCTGTCTCGGACGCCACCACCGCGGAGGCGGTCAAGGTCTTCGAGGGGATCTACCGCGACGTCAACATCGGGCTGGCCAACGAACTCGGCCGGCTCGCGGACGAACTCGAGATCTCGGTGCGCGAGGCGATCGATACCGCCAACGACCTGCCGATGTGCCAGCTCCACGACCCCGGCCCGGGCGTCGGCGGCCACTGCATCCCCTACTACCCGCATTTCCTGCTCGGCCGGACCGACGAGTCCATGGCCGTGACGGAGACGGCCCGCCGGGTCAACGACGGGATGCCCGCGACCGTCGTCGAGCGCCTCGAGCGGGAACTCGCCCGCGACGGCACCGACCTCGCGGACGCGTCGGTCGTCGTTCTCGGGATCACGTATCGGGCCGGTGTCGAGGAGACCCGCGCCTCGCCCGCGCTGGGAGTCATCGACGTGCTGGACGAGTTCGGGGCCGACGTTGCGGGCGTCGACCCGCTCGTCGATCCGGTCGACTACGGCGCGCGGCCCGTCGAGATCGACGACCTACGTGGCGAGGGGTTCGACGCCGCGGTGGTCGTCACGCCCCACGCAGCGTTCGACCGCATCGCGTGGGACGCCCTCGAGCCGATGGTCGTCGTCGACGGCCGGGACGCGGTCGACCTCTCGGGGACGCACCATCGGGAGTACGACCTCGCGGGCTCGAGCGACGGGCGGCCGCCTCGAGGTCGGCGACGTGAGGGCGGTGGAACGGACGGCGGCGACGCCGAGACGACGCCGGCGACGACCGACGGAGGCGCCGATGTATAA
- a CDS encoding Gfo/Idh/MocA family protein, whose amino-acid sequence MSTDDRANATTEEQLRAGVVGVGSMGENHARVYRELPGVELVGITDHDDEVARRVAAEYGTEAIDLETLCERCDAVTVAVPTHAHYETVSTCLEAGVDVLVEKPIAETVEQGQRLAEQAREAGRVLQVGHIERFNPAVRTLSDLIDDLDVISVEAERLGPPIDRTATDNVVFDLMVHDVDIVGALLGERPRSVAAMGTENGRYATATLEYGDAIATVTASRVTQKKVRKLTVTARECLVEVDYLEQSVLIHRDSYPEYLADDGQPRYRHESVVERPHVDNGEPLRYELESFLDAVRTGSVPEVTADDGIAALETVQLIDRLAAGPSDESDDELPQDREVEA is encoded by the coding sequence ATGAGTACAGACGATCGAGCGAACGCGACGACCGAGGAACAGCTCCGCGCCGGCGTCGTCGGCGTCGGCTCCATGGGCGAGAACCACGCACGGGTCTACCGCGAACTCCCGGGCGTCGAACTGGTCGGCATCACCGATCACGACGACGAGGTCGCCCGCCGCGTCGCCGCCGAGTACGGAACGGAGGCGATCGACCTCGAGACGCTTTGCGAGCGCTGTGACGCCGTGACGGTGGCGGTGCCGACCCACGCGCATTACGAGACGGTTTCGACGTGTCTCGAGGCGGGGGTCGACGTCCTCGTCGAGAAGCCGATCGCCGAGACCGTCGAACAGGGCCAGCGCCTCGCCGAGCAGGCTCGCGAGGCCGGGCGGGTCCTCCAGGTGGGCCATATCGAGCGGTTCAACCCGGCGGTTCGGACGCTTTCGGACCTGATCGACGACCTCGACGTGATCAGCGTCGAGGCCGAGCGGCTCGGGCCGCCGATCGACCGGACGGCGACGGACAACGTCGTCTTCGATCTGATGGTCCACGACGTCGACATCGTCGGCGCGCTGCTTGGCGAACGGCCCCGATCGGTCGCCGCGATGGGGACCGAGAACGGCCGCTACGCCACCGCGACGCTCGAGTACGGCGACGCCATCGCCACCGTGACCGCGAGCCGCGTCACCCAGAAGAAAGTGCGGAAACTGACCGTCACCGCCCGCGAGTGTCTCGTCGAGGTCGACTACCTCGAGCAGTCGGTGTTGATCCATCGCGACTCCTACCCCGAGTACCTCGCCGACGACGGCCAGCCCCGCTATCGCCACGAGAGCGTCGTCGAACGCCCCCACGTCGACAACGGCGAGCCGCTCCGGTACGAACTCGAGTCCTTCCTCGACGCCGTCCGGACCGGCTCGGTGCCGGAAGTCACCGCCGACGACGGGATCGCGGCCCTCGAGACGGTCCAGTTGATCGACCGGCTCGCTGCGGGACCGTCCGACGAATCCGACGACGAACTCCCCCAGGACCGGGAGGTGGAAGCCTGA